Proteins found in one Halobaculum sp. MBLA0147 genomic segment:
- a CDS encoding ArsR/SmtB family transcription factor yields MDTVLWQTLAGTRGGPNRARLLAALDERPRNANQLAEELDLAYNTVRYHLDVLEDNGVVTSGDTDYGAVYLPSDRTEANWDTVEQILSQVDD; encoded by the coding sequence ATGGACACGGTCCTCTGGCAGACGCTGGCGGGGACGCGCGGAGGACCGAACCGCGCCCGGCTGCTGGCGGCGCTCGACGAACGCCCACGCAACGCGAACCAACTCGCCGAGGAGTTGGATCTCGCGTACAACACGGTCCGGTACCACCTCGACGTGTTGGAGGACAACGGCGTCGTCACGAGCGGGGACACGGACTACGGCGCGGTGTACCTCCCCAGCGACCGGACGGAGGCGAACTGGGACACCGTCGAGCAGATCCTCTCACAGGTGGACGACTGA